A stretch of the Streptosporangium sp. NBC_01755 genome encodes the following:
- a CDS encoding ATP-dependent DNA ligase, which yields MLLIDLARTSAAVAAGSARLAKTAHLAELLGRVEPDEAEIAIAYLSGELPQRNVGVGWTSLQDPPEPRLVATATLREVHDLLDRVKSLAGPGSQNARRTLVAELFGALTRQEQVFLSRLLRGELRQGALEGVMIEAVAKAAKVPAAEVRRALTLHGRLPAVGAAALSGGVEALRAFHLEVCRPVSPMLAQSAASVATAFGKLGGPVAVEWKLDGVRVQAHRSGDRVSVFTRALDDITTQVPELVEAVSALPSSDLVLDGEVIALRPDGRPEPFQVTSGRVSSRTDVSRVREKTPLSVFFFDALRVDGADLLDLPGEDRHAALAAAVPPELVTPRLVTGDVADGEAFFKDAIRSGHEGVVIKSLLMPYAAGRRGAGWIKVKPRHTLDLVVLAAEWGHGRREGRLSNLHLGARDPRSGGFVMLGKTFKGLTDELLAWQTDRFLGIAEGPTDGWTVAVRPELVVEIAFDGVQLSSRYPGGMALRFARVVRYRPDKTAETADTVDTVRSLML from the coding sequence GTGTTGTTGATCGACCTCGCGCGCACCTCGGCAGCCGTGGCCGCCGGCTCCGCCCGGCTGGCGAAGACCGCCCACCTCGCGGAGCTGCTCGGCCGGGTCGAGCCGGACGAGGCGGAGATCGCCATCGCCTACCTCTCCGGAGAGCTGCCACAGCGCAACGTCGGTGTGGGCTGGACGAGCCTGCAGGATCCACCCGAACCCCGGCTGGTCGCCACCGCCACCCTGCGCGAGGTCCACGACCTCCTCGACCGCGTCAAGTCCCTGGCCGGTCCCGGCTCGCAGAACGCACGCAGGACGCTCGTCGCCGAGCTGTTCGGTGCCCTAACCCGCCAGGAACAGGTCTTCCTGTCACGGTTGCTCCGGGGCGAGCTGCGCCAGGGTGCGCTCGAAGGGGTGATGATCGAGGCCGTGGCGAAGGCGGCCAAGGTTCCGGCCGCCGAGGTCAGGCGGGCGCTGACGCTTCACGGCCGGCTACCCGCCGTCGGTGCCGCCGCCCTGTCAGGCGGGGTCGAGGCGCTGCGTGCCTTCCACCTGGAGGTCTGCCGGCCGGTGTCGCCGATGCTCGCCCAGAGCGCCGCCTCCGTCGCGACCGCGTTCGGCAAGCTCGGCGGCCCGGTCGCCGTCGAGTGGAAACTCGACGGGGTCAGGGTCCAGGCACACCGCTCCGGCGACCGGGTGTCCGTCTTCACCCGTGCCCTCGACGACATCACCACCCAGGTGCCCGAACTGGTCGAGGCGGTGAGCGCCCTGCCCTCCAGCGACCTGGTTCTCGACGGCGAGGTCATCGCACTGCGCCCCGACGGCCGCCCCGAGCCCTTCCAGGTCACCTCCGGCCGTGTGTCCAGCCGCACCGACGTGTCGCGAGTACGCGAGAAGACCCCCTTGAGCGTCTTCTTCTTCGACGCGCTGCGGGTCGACGGCGCCGACCTGCTCGACCTGCCGGGCGAGGACCGCCATGCGGCCCTGGCCGCGGCCGTGCCCCCGGAGCTGGTGACCCCGCGCCTTGTCACCGGCGACGTCGCGGACGGTGAGGCGTTCTTCAAGGACGCGATCAGGAGCGGTCATGAGGGTGTGGTGATCAAGTCGCTCCTGATGCCCTACGCCGCCGGGAGGCGCGGAGCCGGCTGGATCAAGGTGAAGCCCCGGCACACGCTCGACCTCGTCGTCCTGGCCGCCGAATGGGGCCACGGCCGCCGCGAGGGCAGGCTGTCCAACCTGCACCTGGGCGCCCGCGACCCGCGAAGCGGCGGATTCGTCATGCTCGGCAAGACCTTCAAGGGCCTGACCGACGAGCTGCTCGCCTGGCAGACCGACCGCTTCCTCGGCATCGCCGAGGGCCCCACCGACGGCTGGACGGTCGCCGTCCGCCCCGAGTTGGTCGTCGAGATCGCCTTCGACGGCGTGCAGCTGTCAAGCCGTTACCCCGGCGGTATGGCTCTGCGCTTCGCCAGGGTCGTCCGCTACCGCCCCGACAAGACGGCGGAGACGGCCGACACCGTGGACACGGTCCGCTCCCTCATGCTCTGA